The Dyadobacter sandarakinus DNA window ATGCCTGCGGAACGCCTGCCCTGATACAGGGTGCGTTTTCTGAAGATATTGCGAAAGGCATAGACGAGTACATGATCCGGCAGCCCCTGGGCGTGTGCGCCTGCATTGCCCCGTTTAACTTTCCCGCCATGATCACTTTCTGGTTTCTGCCTTATGCGCTGGCTTGCGGCAACAGCTACATCATCAAACCATCGGAAAAGGTACCTCTTACCATGACCAAAATCGTGGCATTGATGGAGCAGCTCGACCTGCCCAAAGGCGTGCTCAACCTGGTACAGGGAGGCCGTGAAACCGTGGATGCCATTCTGGAACATCCCTTCATCAAAGGCATCAGCTTCGTAGGGTCCTCGTCGGTAGCAAAATATGTTTACTCCAAAGGTGCCGCAAACGGAAAGCGGGTGCAGGCACAGGGCGGGGCGAAAAACCCGGTGATCATCCTCCCCGACGCCGATCTTGAAATGACTTCCCAGATCGTCATCGACAGCGTATATGGCTGTGCGGGACAGCGGTGCCTCGCGGCCTCCACAATCATTACCGTGGGTGAGCACAAGGATATTACGGAAACATTGGTAGCATCCGCAAAAACACGGAAAACAGGCTTCGGGCTGGACAATGATGTACAGATGGGTCCGGTAATTACCCAAGCCAGTAAAAACCGGGTGCAGGAACTCATCGAAAAAGGCATTCACGAAGGCGGGCGGTTGCTGGTAGACGGGCGCGATCCTCAGGTAAACGGATTTGAAAACGGCAACTTCATTGCTCCCACCATTATTGAGGATATTCCATTGGATGGCGAGGTGGCCGCGACGGAAATTTTCGGACCGGTGATGAGT harbors:
- a CDS encoding CoA-acylating methylmalonate-semialdehyde dehydrogenase, with product MLHLFTNMERLKNYINGQWVDSRSEAFDNVLNPANQEVLAQVPVGNAQDVADAAEAAQAGFQEWKSTPVSKRIQYLFKLKTLLENNADDIARTITLESGKTFAEAKAELVRAIENVENACGTPALIQGAFSEDIAKGIDEYMIRQPLGVCACIAPFNFPAMITFWFLPYALACGNSYIIKPSEKVPLTMTKIVALMEQLDLPKGVLNLVQGGRETVDAILEHPFIKGISFVGSSSVAKYVYSKGAANGKRVQAQGGAKNPVIILPDADLEMTSQIVIDSVYGCAGQRCLAASTIITVGEHKDITETLVASAKTRKTGFGLDNDVQMGPVITQASKNRVQELIEKGIHEGGRLLVDGRDPQVNGFENGNFIAPTIIEDIPLDGEVAATEIFGPVMSLVHINTIDEAIRFINAGKYGNMACVFTSSGASARKFRHEAEAGNIGINIGVAAPVAQFPFSGWKDSFYGDLHGQGMHAIEFFTQTKVVIERWLKEWTRKF